In Phaeodactylum tricornutum CCAP 1055/1 chromosome 21, whole genome shotgun sequence, the following proteins share a genomic window:
- a CDS encoding predicted protein, with protein sequence MNLLQHCVLGCMVCAIVAISIEHIKKMPFPLTSLSSCPIPSPCHSSKYFEFLHPSIAQLLSCEGSSASSIQLRIAVDPITRTIQWTDSDSMFSSPPNVEDLGPLARACEASLFRKDVVEEDNMMNLSSSQRSLLYLVEDSGDDPSTILFATLIALNQLEASIVRCVLDYNASSGAGAHSNAPPLQILLKKLNGAITGPLPCMLRQLLLPTGLNLRNVLWHGFVGALPTKAWLSLVIVLTVSLVKTCNLESMQRDKEAVNVALSRNSAIVQLRSFPTLEKVIERGENIAETLTTSCIPNTIPFTHMGLWRLCFDLLIRRQNPASLCVIMTILLEHTLRLRWCRVNNRPSDRLAQPNTFYVTLDGHGQRHQHDLVLHPYVLCSQSDQKGTALCNGLVDDVGGSLMALLTDVYTSSCGGPKLRAALAHGAWDGFLQNEIRAWKGTSRGDPAGLGEDHPEAATNEALWDIAMVLLAALEELAVPHGKQLLNYTPQFSFTATIVSSLQRAGNLLQDLQHTMQTNTTYLQFFHVSSSPLEFSVMSTSSKEVQQRSNEVLNKLAGNAAMWTVEDVFVEHGWNCRLSSLGATRALLDDIAIAASSFHTVLRDALEELDGDKQHRSRDRRRLLRIVASSEVALTVYRFAIFVALQSLDDALDTDGIEEPRRIHNLNATLRIRLSDEFLHGARDTSIAFAQQDELCAESLLRLDIFAVRQGSGYVCQYLNSSQAKQDGHVGLLPSRVAATQIDSHPVQWSRADSPLFNCGGQSCQTKVGTMNIALGGQRANIHVGRWNDCILCLSTGGNPGW encoded by the exons ATGAATCTACTGCAACACTGTGTCCTGGGTTGCATGGTTTGTGCGATTGTTGCGATTTCCATAGAACACATCAAGAAaatgccttttcctttgacgTCGCTATCGAGTTGTCCTATTCCTTCGCCATGCCACAGCTCAAAATATTTCGAATTTTTACATCCATCCATTGCTCAACTTTTGTCGTGTGAAGGCTCTTCGGCTAGCTCTATACAGCTACGTATCGCAGTCGATCCTATAACACGAACAATTCAGTGGACGGACAGTGACTCAATGTTCAGCTCGCCTCCGAATGTCGAAGATTTGGGGCCGCTGGCTCGCGCCTGTGAAGCTAGTTTGTTCCGCAAAGATGTTGTAGAGGAAGACAATATGATGAATCTATCGTCATCACAGAGGTCGCTATTGTATCTTGTTGAGGATAGTGGCGATGATCCGTCAACAATTTTGTTCGCCACATTGATCGCCTTGAACCAGCTGGAAGCATCTATAGTTCGCTGCGTGCTCGATTACAATGCCTCTAGTGGAGCTGGTGCGCACAGCAACGCCCCTCCTTTACAGATTCTCTTGAAGAAACTCAATGGCGCCATCACGGGTCCGTTGCCGTGTATGCTACGTCAATTACTGCTACCAACCGGTTTGAATTTGCGCAACGTACTTTGGCATGGTTTCGTTGGTGCGTTACCGACGAAGGCTTGGCTAAGTTTGGTTATTGTATTGACGGTGTCACTGGTAAAGACATGTAACTTGGAGAGCATGCAACGGGATAAAGAGGCAGTAAATGTTGCATTGTCACGGAATTCAGCTATAGTACAGCTTCGATCGTTTCCAACGCTTGAGAAGGTGATTGAACGAGGcgaaaatattgcggaaaCCTTGACGACGAGTTGCATTCCAAATACCATACCGTTCACTCACATGGGCTTGTGGAGACTTTGTTTTGATTTATTGATTCGGCGGCAGAATCCCGCAAGTTTGTGTGTGATTATGACCATCCTTCTGGAGCATACGCTTCGGTTGAGGTGGTGTCGCGTCAACAATCGCCCCTCCGATCGGCTCGCACAACCGAACACTTTCTACGTAACACTTGACGGTCACGGTCAACGACACCAACACGATTTAGTCCTCCATCCGTATGTACTCTGTTCCCAAAGCGACCAAAAGGGAACGGCATTATGCAATGGTTTGGTCGACGACGTAGGCGGAAGTCTCATGGCACTCTTGACAGACGTGTACACGAGTTCATGTGGAGGCCCCAAACTTCGTGCAGCGTTGGCCCATGGAGCTTGGGATGGCTTTTTACAAAACGAAATACGCGCATGGAAAGGAACTAGTAGAGGCGACCCCGCAGGACTTGGTGAAGACCATCCTGAAGCCGCGACAAATGAAGCATTATGGGACATTGCCATGGTACTTTTGGCCGCGTTGGAGGAATTGGCCGTGCCACACGGGAAGCAATTGCTGAATTATACACCACAATTTTCCTTTACCGCTACAATCGTCTCCAGTCTGCAACGTGCTGGAAATCTTTTACAAGATCTTCAGCACACTATGCAGACAAATACGACCTACCTTCAATTTTTCCATGTATCAAGTTCACCGCTCGAATTCTCGGTAATGTCGACATCTTCGAAGGAAGTGCAACAAAGAAGCAACGAAGTTTTAAATAAATTGGCAGGCAATGCCGCAATGTGGACGGTCGAAGACGTTTTTGTGGAACACGGGTGGAATTGTCGGCTGTCCTCGTTGGGGGCCACTCGGGCGCTGTTGGACGACATCGCAATCGCGGCGTCATCTTTTCATACAGTGCTACGAGACGCGCTTGAGGAGCTGGACGGTGACAAACAGCATCGCTCCCGAGACCGACGCAGGCTGCTACGCATTGTTGCCTCTAGCGAAGTCGCCTTGACCGTATACCGCTTTGCGATCTTCGTGGCATTACAAAGCTTGGATGATGCCTTGGACA CTGATGGAATCGAAGAACCACGACGAATCCACAACTTGAACGCAACGCTTCGAATCCGGCTGTCGGATGAGTTTCTCCATGGCGCTCGTGATACCAGCATCGCCTTCGCACAGCAAGACGAGCTTTGTGCCGAGAGTTTGCTTCGATTGGACATATTTGCCGTGCGCCAAGGCAGCGGATACGTGTGTCAGTACCTTAACTCCAGCCAGGCGAAACAAGACGGACATGTCGGTTTGCTTCCGTCTCGAGTAGCTGCCACACAGATAGACAGCCACCCTGTGCAATGGTCGAGAGCCGATTCCCCGTTGTTCAATTGTGGCGGCCAAAGTTGTCAAACCAAAGTCGGAACGATGAATATTGCTCTTGGTGGGCAGCGTGCGAACATACATGTTGGCAGATGGAACGACTGCATCCTTTGCTTGTCGACAGGCGGTAACCCAGGCTGGTGA
- a CDS encoding predicted protein → MTRTQCHYGSAEPTRTVDDGDTDTSTTSTPTRLNSESAPDGSEATLANRRRATIRERDSTYLWSSLAAGAGSGAVASVICAPLDLLRTRLQVWGDVHAKTDSGQMSIVRMIREMIAKEGYRGCFRGLGATLVTVPAFWGVYFPLYDETKRYWACRHPELNPALIHMGSAVLAGAVSDIICNPMFVVRTRLQTEALHQLDNHSNTGSRGAIKLSMIQTARGLYQDGGARIFWRGMSANLMGLSHVAVQFPVYEILKLKLAHTKKQPSAVDLLIASGLSKMTASLLTYPHEVIRSRMMDSRSASVRFTTTCRRIYAKEGMIGFYAGLPISLIRVIPNTCITFLTYEMFLRYAKDKIRKQRENERL, encoded by the exons ATGACGAGAACGCAATGCCACTACGGGTCGGCAGAGCCAACACGGACGGTGGACGATGGCGATACCGACACCTCCACTACTTCTACTCCGACTAGACTCAATTCGGAGTCAGCGCCCGACGGGAGTGAGGCTACGCTAGCAAACCGTCGGCGAGCGACGATTCGCGAACGCGACTCTACCTATCTATGGAGCTCCTTGGCAGCCGGAGCCGGTAGCGGCGCTGTGGCCAGTGTGATCTGTGCACCACTCGATTTACTGCGTACCCGCCTCCAGGTGTGGGGAGATGTGCACGCAAAGACCGATAGCGGTCAGATGTCGATTGTACGCATGATACGAGAGATGATTGCCAAAGAAGGATACCGCGGGTGTTTTCGCGGACTGGGAGCCACATTGGTCACCGTGCCAGCTTTTTGGGGAGTCTATT TCCCTCTATATGATGAAACGAAACGCTACTGGGCTTGTCGACATCCCGAGCTTAATCCAGCTCTGATTCATATGGGTTCAGCCGTATTGGCTGGAGCCGTATCGGATATTATTTGTAACCCTATGTTTGTCGTTCGGACCAGACTCCAAACCGAAGCCTTGCACCAGCTCGACAACCACTCGAATACAGGAAGCCGCGGTGCAATTAAACTCAGCATGATCCAAACAGCCCGAGGACTGTACCAAGACGGTGGAGCGCGGATTTTTTGGCGTGGCATGTCGGCCAACCTTATGGGACTTTCGCACGTGGCAGTGCAATTTCCAGTCTACGAGATCTTAAAGCTCAAATTGGCCCATACGAAGAAACAGCCGTCCGCCGTGGATTTGTTGATCGCCAGTGGGTTAAGCAAAATGACAGCTTCCTTGTTGACGTATCCCCACGAAGTGATTCGATCACGAATGATGGATAGCCGGAGTGCCAGCGTGCGATTCACTACCACGTGTCGGCGGATCTACGCCAAGGAAGGTATGATTGGCTTTTACGCAGGTCTGCCGATTAGCTTGATTCGGGTCATTCCCAAT ACTTGCATAACGTTCTTGACCTACGAAATGTTTCTACGCTATGCGAAAGACAAGATCAGGAAGCAACGAGAGAACGAGCGCCTATAA